CATGAATTTCATTTTTTCCTTGTTGAATAAGTTCTTTAATCAAATGATATCCAATAAATCCAGCCCCTCCAGTAACCAGTATCTTACTCATATTTATTACCTTTTATTATATTCCAATGTCCTTTACCGACACCAACCAGTTTAAAACCGAGTTGCCTCAATTGTTCTCCTTTTTCATCATCTACCAGATCATTACAATCCAGTATGAGCCCATTTGGTTTGAGAATATCTTTAAAATCATTTGGTGTTAAATTAAAGTATTCTTCATGCTTTACCGCCAATATTATCGCATCCATCTCTTTATTTTTCATACGATCTAAAATCTTTTCCACTTTCAAATCAATTTCTGGCCAATAACTTACAATTGGATCATGTAAAAATATAAATGCTCCAGACTTCACACACTCTTTGTAGAAAATTTCACTGGGAGAATTACGTGTATCGGCCACATCAGCTAAATATGAGACCCCCATCAACAACAATTTTTTATCCCTGATATCACCCATGTTTTTTCTTAACAAAGAAAATGAGTGATAAGTCATTAAATCATTGATATGTACGGCCTCAACAGACATATTTAACTCTCTGGACAGTCCGAATATATTAAAAATAGACCAGTTAGCGAACAGAGGATCTTTTGATAAGCAATATCCACCAACACCAAAGCCTGGAAGCATTATGTTATTGTGAGTATTCCTTTTTTTTATGGCCTGAATTACTTCGAAAAGGTTTACTCCAACTGATTCAGCTAATTCAGTCCATTCTTGAATAAATGCTATGTTAGTTGCTCGATAACTATTTTCCAGCAGTTTTCCAAGTTCAGAAGCTGTCGGAGATGATAATTCAGTTAAAGGATAATTATTAGTGTCGATGAAGCTTTCAAGAAATTCTCTCACTTTTTTCTTGGAAATTTCATTTACTCCAGAATAGACTCGATAAAAGGAGATGATACTTTGCAAATAATTTTTTCCGGGCATTACTCTTTCATAAGAATGAGCTAGTTTTATAGAGGTATTCAATAAATTCCTGTTATTAAATTCCAATTCTATGACAGGCAGTATAATCCTTTCACAGGTTCCTATAGGAACTGTTGTTTCAATAATAATCAAACAGGATGGTTTCATCCTCTGTGCTATTGTACGCATAGCTTCTTTAAAATTTTCAAGTTCTACAATTGGTTCTCTTACATCTCCAGGACTCTTTTTCCTAACATCCAGGTTGATATCTACAACTATTATGTCAGCTACTTCGTAAGCATAAGAATTTGTAGTTGCCATGATGTTTCCATTTTCAAAAGTTCTATCAAAAACCTCTTTCAAGTTTTCATCCGATGAGACTATCGGGAGTGATCCCGCATTAATTCTACCCACTTTCCAATAATTTTCAGGGGTTGGTAGATCTACGCCGATTACTGCATATTTAGGGTTTCCCTGCTTATTTTTTGCAGAAGAAACTGCAGTTAACATGGCAGACCCGACAAAACCTAATCCTTGAATTATTACATTTTTTTCACAGTTATTTTTCTTAATAAAATTGTCTATTTCATCTTTTAAAGAATTTACGTGTAAATCAAATGTATAAATATCACCTAACGGTGATTTAGAAATAAATGTCTTAATTTTGTTGGCTTCATAAGATTGCTCATTTTTGTGATAATTTTCTTCTTTCATTTTATTATCTCTTTTTATTTTGGTTAAACACCATTACTTGTTGGTTTTTTATCATTTCAGTCTCAACTATTTTTACATAAATTTTCTATTATATATCGTCTAATGTTGCATAACTTTTGTTTTTGCTTTAGCTATTATTTCCCTATAAATCTCAACGGTTCTTTCTGCGATTTTATTCCAATCATATTGTTTTGCTTTTTCCTTTGCAGCATTTCCCATCTCTTCTCTTAATTTGTCATTCTTTAATAATGTTATTATTTTATTAGCCAAATCTTCAATATTTTCTGATTCAAATATAAAACCTGTCTTTCCGTTATCAACAATTCCAGGATTGGACATATCAGATGCAATTACAGGTACCCCTGATGCAGCAGCGTCAAATAGCGCAAATGGCTGGCAGTCCCATCGGGATGGTACAACAACAAGTTTGCAAGCCTTAAATTTTTGGTACTTTTCCATTTCCGAAATAAAACCCAAAAACTTTACGTTATTTTCTAAATTTAACTTCCGGGCAAGAGCCTTAAGATTTTTCGCCTGAGAACCAGATCCTACGATATATAGCTTGATGCCTGGTATTAATTTAATAACAGTGTAAAGTGAGTTAATTAATATATCCACGCCCTTAATTTTTTCTAATCTACCAATATATAAAATATCAAAATTAGATTCTCCTTTATATTTATGCATATCTTCTATTTTATCATAATCAATACCAACTGGATTAATATATATATTAGAATTTGTATTCTTACAAATTAAATCTCGGATAGATGGTGCTTCTACAATGATATTTGGAATGCGAGAAATAACATACTTTTCTATTGGTTGGTTAAAAAATGTCCCAATACGATAACCAATATTTGTATTATATTCAGCTTCTTTTGATATAATTCCAAGGATGGTCAATAGAACTGGATATCTACCTTTTAAGAGAACCGCTACAAGCGAATAAGGCGGTAGGGTTCCTTGGGCAGCATGAACAATATCTGGATCTAATTTTAGAACTTTGTGTTTCAAAATCAGAGTTGTAAAAGGAATAAAAAAGGGAACACGAAGGACTTTAGGAATTTTAACTATATGAATGTTCAGATTTCCTCTTCTGAACTGTTTTCCTTCTTCACCAATCGTTATTACATGCAAATCAACATCTTTGATGCATGACAAATGATACGCTAATCGATCGATATATACCGCAGGGCCTCCCCACATTTTGTGTAGAGGGTATTGACATAACATTGCCACTTTCATCAAATTTACATCCTATTTTTTATTGCTCTAACTGTGCCACTATCATAGATTATATTATATTCCGATCCTTCAATAAATGACAGGAATTGGAATCTATCCATCCTAAATTCTTGCGTAAAACCTTGCGAAGATATCAAGACAGTGTTATCCATCACCTCCTTCCGCAATATCAATATTCCTTCAAGAGGTTGTCTTCCTAAAAATATGTCTCCAGCATCTTGAGCGGTGAAGGTACTATTTTTATATTGGTAAGGCCACATCACATATGAATCAACATAGATATTATTTTTATTGGATTCTTCAGATACTGAAAGTTGATATATCCGCTCTGCGGCATACCTTTCCGAATCTAACAGTACCATTCGTGGCTTACTATCCCATGGAGTTATTGAAATAACGTTGGATATTCCACTCGAGATCATAACGATGGCAAAAATCATAGTCAGTGTAAAAATTGCCACTAATTTTCTATGTTCTTTCGTTGAATTAGTGATTACTAATAGTCCAATTCCAACCAAAAACGCCGAGATTATCTCCATAAAAGAAATCCACCTCCCTGGAAGAGCTTCATAAAACTTGAATAATTGGATACCGGAAACAAAGAATACGAAGCAGGCACATAAAATGCCATAATGGATTTGTGGTAGTTGCCTGGTATAATTTCTGCGGAATATTGCTAAAAAACCTATTATCATAAAAAATAAAAAAATAAGTATTGGAAGAGAACGCCATATTGATTCTAAAACATCATTTTTAATTGCCATTGAAGGGGCGACATCTATTGCTAATGATCGATCAACTTTGAAGGCACTTACCATAGAACTGGCTATATGATAGTCTAAAAAACCTGATATAGACCTCCAGTATCCAAGAAGCATGGTAATAAATATGGCAGTCAATGGAATACTAGTAACCTGAGTTGATTTCGCTGAACCCCCTAAAATCTCGTACATTAGGTAAGATACTATTATGGTTAGTCCCAACAATATTCCCACGGTTGTGGACGGAACAGGATGCGTTAAAATAACTATAATCATTAATAGTAAAATGAATACTTTGTAAGTGATTTCTTTTCCCTTTTCACGTGATGACCATAAGAAGAAGATAAACATTGACAATAACCCTAACCCTAGGGTCATTGCAGTTATCCACCACCCCAATGTGATTTGTGAAGCGCTAACCCCTAGAACTAAAACTGATAATAACCCTATTTTCTCATTAAAAAGCTTTCTTCCAATTAAAAATAGAAAGGTTAGACTGAGTACTGCTATAATACTTATGAAGAAAAAGGAGTTTTTAACATTTAATCCTGTAAGTTGTGATAGTAAAGCTGCGACGATATGTGTCATAGGATATGATTCATAAGACGTATTAATTGGTATATGTCCTTGCAATAGCAATTGTTCTATAAAATTAACATGATAAAGTGAATCCACTCCTGCTTGAAGGGGGAATAGAAAATAAGGATATGCCCTGAGGAGTATTCCCACCATAAGGAGTTTAACCAATATAAAGGCTGAATAAGCTCTATTGTTGTTATAAAATATTTCAACTGCCAAAATGCTTGAAATGATAGATGCTATTAACAATAAAATAAAAGGCTGAGGCTGAACGCTTCGTGACCATATGATAAAACTTAGAATTAAAAATCCAAAAAAAAGGATGTTAAGTAGGAACAAAATTGATTTAATCTCTTTCATATTTGTGGAAAAGTCAAGTGGACTTAGAGTTGAAAGATTTTCTCGGCACAACAGATAGACAATACAAGCTAAAAACACCGTTAAAGACATTTCTTGCAATATAAATGATTTTAATATACTCGTGGAATAAACTAAGAGAATAATAGCTCCCACTGCCCCTATGGTACCGAGTTTTTTATCAACATCTGTACTAACGCCAGATACCTTCACTCTCTCTAAACCCCCTCTTTTTGCGATTGCGGGGATAGCATTTTTGAAGTATAATACTTAATTATAAGATCAGCAAAGTGAAACAAAAAAGATGGAACCATGTAAAATGATTTGATTCCAAAGTTTCTTATTATAAAAATAATATGGTTTCTAACCATGTAATAATTCGTGAGGTATGCTGAAGAAAGTCTAACTCCGCCAAGCTCTGCTTTATAATGATATACCACTGCCTTTGGCTGGAAGTACAATTTAAATCCTATTTTTCTTATCCTGAAATTAAGATCTACTTCTTCGCATGTGTAATTTCCCTTGTATGCATTCTCCTCATATCCACCTACTTTTTGGAGCGCATCTTTAAGATATAATGAACATGCATGAACGTCTGGAACTTCCTGAATTTTATCTGTAGAAATATCAAAATTGCGATACATCAACCCTGTTTTCTTATCAAATATACATGCATAGTTATTCTTGGTCATTTTATAATCGAGACTTAATGGTCCTTTGGTAAATCGGTCTTTATTCTTTAGTAGAAGTTTAGGAGCAATAGCACCAACATTCTCCCCACTATTAACAAGCTCTTCGAATGTATCCACCAATATTTTCAAGCAATCCTTTTCCACAACAAGGTCGTCCTCAATAAAAAATATAATTTTGCCCAAGGATAGTGATATTGCCACATTTCTATTAGCAGGAAGTCCGAAACGTGAAAAATTCTTGTTATAACGAATTCTCGGATTTATTTCGGTATACTGTTGTGAAATTGCCAATGTATCGTCAGAAGATGCATCATCGGAAATAATAAGCTCCCAATTCGGGTATGATTGTGCTAAAATTGAATCTATGCATTGGGGCAATAGGTTTGCCCGGTTGTAAGTAGGAAGAAGGATAGATACAAGTTCATTTTTGTTCATAGTAGAGCATGCACCTCTCTAAATACACTTGAGTTATAATTTTGAGGTATTTCAACTTCATAAATAGGCACTTCTTTCAAAAATTTTTCTAAATTTATCCTCAAGCGATCCCAATGCATTGCAATTCCACTCATAGGAAAAACAAAGGTATATGCTAGCATATATTTATAAAAATGCAGGAGTATCATTTCTCCTCGATTATTTTCAATCAATTTACCAACAGCTTCATTAAGGCTGATGTTATTCTTTTTAATGGTTCCTTTATTTGTTCGGCTAATAAAGAAAAGTGCATCCAACCTGGCTGAGTTCGCTATTGATTTATCGCACTTCTTATAATCGGCTTTATTATGGAGGTATTTAATTAAATTAATTCGATCAAAAATGCCATTGAATTCTTCGGTTGATAGATACTTGCATTTAAAGTCAAAAGTTATTGGAGAAATAGGAAAACATAGTATTTTATCTTTTTGGATAATAACTCTATCATCACCCAACCATTTGAATCCATCTTTTCGAACAAAATCCATAGTGAGTGTTGATTTAAAAGCACTGGGTCTTCCTGCCAATATATACCCTTTATTATTATTAGTGACACCAGCAGCATGAATGAAAAGGTGACCTTTTTTACAGAGTTTATATTCAATGAATGGCTGCAGTATAAAATTTTGAGGCACTCGATCATGGAAAAGTGCTTCTGATCCAGATACTTTACCGTTATAATTTATAGTTGTTGACCCATCTTCAAATCCAAATATTTCTACTTCCCATTTTGCTCTTCCTCCGGAATCCTTGCAATAAAGATAATTTTCTTTGATATGGTATTTATGGTCTAGAAGATAGCAATCATTATTTGAAGGAGTAAATTTTCCTATGTTAAGTATAATGTCTGGTGCATCCATTTCTTTAACTTCAAAAAACGCGAAGGGTAAATTTAAATCTCTTACGTAATCACGCTTATTATCTCGGATTATTTGAAATTTTATTAAATTGTGGATATTATAGTTAAGTATTTGTTTCATTAATTATCGCCAAAATTTTTTCAAATGTTTTTGTATCGTACTTTTGTGGGACTTCAACTTTATAAAAAGGTATGTTTTCAGGCAAGTGATTCTTCAGATTCTCTTTATACATCTTCCAATGATTCGCAAACTTGCTATCTGGGAAAATATATGAGTACTCCACCAAATGCTTAGTAAATGGGAGAGATTCAAGTTTCTGGCTCACAACCAAATGACAAATTAATTCATCACGTGATATCCTATTTACCTTAAATTCATCTTTTGGGATTAGAAGAAAAACAGCAGACAACATACATTCATTAATTATTGAATTTGGGAATACTTCCATAGGATATAATGTCGTAAATATTTTAATATATCCAAAAGTCATTTTATATAATAAATTTTTCAGACCTAAAATAATATTACTTTTAACTCCAATATTTTTTTTGATTAATGGGGATAAATTATAAGTAAAAATATTTAATTGTGAAAGAAAACCAACAGCTTTCTTATCATGGATTATTGTGTAATCATCGCTTAAAAAGTCCCATCCTTCCTCGACAAAATGTAATGCAATTGTGGTTTTGCCAGCACCACTTCGTGAAGGAAATAAAATACCACGGGAATTTTTGTTTATGCATGACCCATGGATAAATGGATAGCCTTTCTGATTCATTTTAATACGCATTAAAATATCTATTAAATGACCAGATATAGCCATACTACTTAAAAAATTACCCGAAACACGAACTATAGTATTTTCATTCTCAAACCCAGATATTTCAAATTTCCATTTTGTAAATTTATACGAATCCTCACTACAATACAAATAATCTTTTTTAATATAATATATATTATTAATGATTTGGCAATCTGAATTTGCAGGATCAAATTTTCCTAAATACACAATAAAATCATATTCTTTACTATTTTCACTTTCAAAACTTTTATATTTGCTACATACTTTATTAAATTGATATTTAGATGACCCTGTATTCACAAGTTTAAATTTTATTGTGTTATGAATATTATAATATTTTTCCATTTTAAATAAACCAAATACTTTTTATTATAAGAAAGTTTCGAAAAAGGGTTCAAACTTCCACAGTGTTTCACCTGAATTATCTACATCCCACACCATTTTCATTTTTCTCTTTTTCCAATTCTCTCGCGATCTCAAATTGATTACATTGTGTAGATTATAATATAATGTCTCGTTCATTTTAAATCACTCTTAAACTTTCTCCGCTACTATTAATGGGCACTTTCCAAATATGTGAAAATGTTTTGCCAAAAATTCATTATCATTTAAAAGAGGAAACTCTACAGATTCAATGGATTTTATTTTTAACCCAGACCGCTTTATCATACGGCTCCAGCCATATGAACTATGTGAAAATTTATGAAGTTTTGAGTGTCCAAGTTTTATCCCAATTATATCATACCAATTTGGTGCTGTAAAAATAAATCTTCCTCCTCTTTTTAGTAGCGTATATATTTTTGTTAAATATCTATTAGCAATATCAGGGTCTAAATGCTCTAGAACATCCAGAGCTGTAATATAATCAAATTCTAAATTTCTAAATTCTTCATTTGGTTCTATGATATCCCTCTTAATAATCAAGATATTCTTATAGTCGGAGAATCTCTTAGAACAGAAAACTACAGCATTGTCATCTGTGTCCACACCATACACAAAATTGAACCTATCTGTGATACGATCAATTAACTCGCCTGTCCCGACACCGATATCGCATAATATATCACCACCTTCAATTTTCAGAGAAACTTTATTCATTTTTTTTGCATTTAAATTTAGACAATAAGAGTATTGTTTATGCAATTCATCATAATCAATTGGACCTTTTATATTACCATCTCCATATTTTTCGAACATAGTTTATTAAATTGATATTAAGTGATTTTACCTATAATCTTATTCATTCAATCACATTAAGATTACGTATATATTTTTTTAGTTCATATATTAATTTATTTTCTTTTTGTTTAATAGAGGAATATTCTTCAATATTTTTCAATTTTTGTTCTAAATCTTTTATGTTTTCGACTATTATTAAAATCCCCTCTTTCTCCAATTCTTTTGCAATATCCATTTGATGATCATCAAAATGTTCTTTAAATTGTTTTCTTCGAGGTACAACAATATTTAATTTATTATGTTTCAATGCAGAAATTATACATCCAACACCAGCATGAGATACTATTACCCTTGAGTTTTCAAATAATTTCTCAATTTCTTCATTAGAAGTAAATCTAAAATATTCTGCATTTTCAGGAATATATTTTGTATTGCTGATTTGCATTATTACCTTCTCATCTATTTTTCCTGCAATGTAATCCATTTCTATAATAAGTCTAGAAAAGTCCCATGAACTTGTTCCCACCGTTACAAAGATCATACCACACGCCCCTTATACATTGCTTTTCTATAAAATCTAAGCATACTCTTCCATTGAACTAAAAACAAATCTGCTATTGGGTAGATAATTCTTCCAGTGCCGGAAGGCTGATTTACTCGAGCTATACTTTCTATATAAATTATTTTTGCTCCAAATAACTTACCTAAATAACAAAGTGGAATGGTAGATCCTCCACCTGTACTTACTATCACTTGTGGTTTTTCTGTAAGTAAAATCCTTAAACATGAAAACATTAGCTTAATCATGTAAAACAATTCAATAGGAATTATAAAAACTCTATGCTTAACATTATATTGCTCTCTAACATAATATACACCAGCAATCTCTTTTAAATCCCTCGTAGTTTCAGCAAAAGTAGTAACAAAAAATATTTCATGACCCCCAAAAGCTTCAATAATGCTCAACATCTCATCAAGATGTCCACCCTCTGCGCACTCAAGACAAATTTTCATACTTGGCCAACCTTTTCGGCTGTTACTAACAAACTACCACCAAGTAGGTTTACTAAAGGACTCGATTCAATTAATGGTTCCATCTTTTTTATAAGTTTCCAGATTCCTTTCGGATTTGATGGAGCAAAACTTATTCCATTTATATTCCTAACAGTAAAACCGCACTTAGAAAATCTTCGCTTCACATATAGATAATTTAACGGGCGATGCCCTCTTGTCTTCCAGCTCTTTCCAAACTTTGCTCTATATTGCACAAAAGCCAAAGGATTCCATTCATTTCCCTCCACTGCGAACAAAATTCCACTTTGTTTCAAAACCCTATTTATCTCTTTGATGGGTTCTGTGATGTCTGAAAAATGATGTAATATTGCCCCACAAAATACTGCATCCATTGATTCATCCTCAAAAGGTAGATTAATTCCATCCCCACAAATATATTCACAATTTTTATCTATATTCTTGGCGATTTTGACATTGCTGTATGTAATATCTAACCCAATAACACTATCGAATGATCTTTTGAGATATGGTGTAAATGCAGCAGTTCCACATCCAAAGTCTAAAACACGTTGTGCATTTATTTCAAAGACACCCAAGAACTTAAGAACTCTTAAGATTTTTTTTTCATCCCATGGATTAGTTCGATATTTTAAACCCATAATTTCAAATGCATTTTTATGATATGAAATTTCGTCATTAGCATATTGGATTTCTTTTTTCATTTAACACCTTTTGTTGTCGTATTTTGATTGGATTGTACATATATCGCCTCTGTCTTTTCAGCAATTTTCTCCCAAGAATAATTCTTAACTTTCATTTTCCCATTTAGTCCCAATTTTTTTTTCATATCTTCATTCTCTAACAAGTAAATTATAGCATTAGCTAATGCCTCTGTGTTTTTTGGTTGAACCAATAAACCATTTTCTCCGTCCTTAACAATATCTGGTATTCCACCAATATTTGATGCTACAATCGGAACACCACATGCCATTGCCTCTAAATTTACAATGCCAAAACTTTCGGTATTCATTGTTGAAGGGAGTATAAACACATCCGCTGCCTTATAATATAATGGCTTCAAACCATCTTCGACAAATCCCACAAATCTAACATTTTTTTCAACCCTTATTTTTTTTGATAGGATCTCAAGTTCATCATGCATCACACCTTTTCCAGCAAATACCAACTCAACATCGGACACATTTTTTATGATCTTTGGCATCGCCTTTAAAAGCACTTCTGGACCTTTATATGGAGATAGATAACCAAAGAATAACAATATTTTTTTATTAAGAGGAAGACACAATTTCTTTCTGCAATCTTCTTTCGAATAAGAAATATTAAAATCCCTATAATTTATCCCGTTTGGGATCACAACGATTTTTTCCCTGTACTTTCTCAAGAACTTCGATTCATTAATATAATATTCTGAAGGAGAAATGATAGCATCCGCATAGCTTAAAACCTTATCAACCAGATATTTATTATGAAAGGCTACACCTACTCTGCGAATAAGTCCACCATAACTTTCCACCCAATCGCCATGATATGTAACTATGAATGGATTTTTATTTTTCTTTGCATATCTTAAACCTGCTAAAGGTCCTGGTGGAATATCAAAATGTGTATGAATGATATCCACATTATGATCCATAGGTTTTTTGAACATTCCGAATGAGATATTAGAGGTATGTATCCTGAAATTTGTACCATAACGATAAATTGTCACGTTTTCATTTTTGTCGATTGAATCATCAGAATTAATTGAAGTAGTGAACACATTGACTTCATGACCTCGCTTGGCCATCTCAGCAGATAGATAATATGCTGCCAGAGAAGAACCACCGTATACATAGTCCTTATGCTGTTGGCTGTATGGAAACTTTGTGACAAAATAGCCAATCTTCATTTTTTTCTTCCCATATATTTGAAAAAAAATTTTGCCGACTTAATCATCCCATTCAATTCATGCAATCCGTTCTTTCGCAACACATTACCCATCGCTATCGGTATATATGAAGTGGTTAAATAATATTCCTTCAGCCCTCGATCCACATAATTTTCTATATCTTCCTTCGTAAAATCAGGATACGATACAATACATTTCTGGAATCCATCCTTATCAAGAGATTCCTCTAGATCATCAACCAATAAAAAATTATTCTCTTTAACCCAATTATAGAACTCTGTTCCCGGCATCGGTGTTGCTATCGAAAATTGAGCGATATTTGGTTTAATTTCTTTAACAAATTTTATAGTCTTGTCTGCAGTTTCTTTTGTCTCCCCTTGCATGCCAAAGATAAAATCTGCCAGAATCATTAGCCCAGCCTTTTTAGCATCTTTTGTAAATTTTCTGCTATCATCGGTTGTAATTCCTTTCTTTATATTTCGTAGTATCTCGTCGCTTCCGGATTCATATCCCACATCCAATAGCCTACAACCAGTTTCTTTCATTATTTTCATGGAATCGTAATCGAGGTTTGCCTTTGAATTGCACGACCATGCGATATCAAGTTTCCTTCGTTTAATTTCGCCGCAAATTTCTTTTATCCGTTTTTTACTTATTGTAAATGTATCATCCTCGAAGAATATCTCTTTCACTTCGTGGACTTCTTTACTAATATATTCAATCTCATCCACCACATTCTCAACACTTCTAACTCTATGTTTTCTGCCCATTAAGGTCTCTGGCCATGAACAGAACGTGCATTGATTTGGGCATCCCCTCCCTGTAAATATCTGAACCATTGGATAAAGTGTATGACCTAAGAAATAGTCTTTTATATTAAGATGCTCTATGTATATTTTTGAAACAAAAGGAATTTCTTCGAGTTCTTCAGATATGCTAAAGTTTCTATTTAAATTGTGTATAATCTTGTTATTCGACTTATATGAAATTCCTTTGACAAGCTCTAAACTACTTCCTTTTTCTAATATTTCAGCAATATCCCTGATGGTGTAATCATATTCAAATCTTGCTGCAATATCCACACCCGCGTCTAATATTCGTTCTTGAAACTGAGAAACTGGGGGACCGACCAACACTGAAATTGATTCAACCTCGGAGGTTATTGTTTTTGTGACTTCTATATCATTACTAAGGCTTTGAAAATTACTGTCCGCCACTACTAAATCTGGTTTAAATTTTTTAACATCTTCTTTCACATTTTCTAAGTTCCATCCCCAAGCAGGTGCATCCACAAGACGGACTTTATGACCTTCTTTTTCAAGAACCCCGGTAGCATAGGATAACCAGATAGGATAATATAAAGCACCGCCTCTGCATCTTGCAGCCCATCTCGAATTTCTGCTATAACGTGGAACAAATGGGGGATTTAACATATATATTTTCATTATTAGTCCTCTTTATCGTGTTGATTCGGCTCGCTCCCATAAAATAGAAT
This portion of the Candidatus Methanoperedens sp. genome encodes:
- a CDS encoding radical SAM protein → MKIYMLNPPFVPRYSRNSRWAARCRGGALYYPIWLSYATGVLEKEGHKVRLVDAPAWGWNLENVKEDVKKFKPDLVVADSNFQSLSNDIEVTKTITSEVESISVLVGPPVSQFQERILDAGVDIAARFEYDYTIRDIAEILEKGSSLELVKGISYKSNNKIIHNLNRNFSISEELEEIPFVSKIYIEHLNIKDYFLGHTLYPMVQIFTGRGCPNQCTFCSWPETLMGRKHRVRSVENVVDEIEYISKEVHEVKEIFFEDDTFTISKKRIKEICGEIKRRKLDIAWSCNSKANLDYDSMKIMKETGCRLLDVGYESGSDEILRNIKKGITTDDSRKFTKDAKKAGLMILADFIFGMQGETKETADKTIKFVKEIKPNIAQFSIATPMPGTEFYNWVKENNFLLVDDLEESLDKDGFQKCIVSYPDFTKEDIENYVDRGLKEYYLTTSYIPIAMGNVLRKNGLHELNGMIKSAKFFFKYMGRKK